From the Streptococcus sp. 29887 genome, one window contains:
- a CDS encoding MFS transporter encodes MKRILEKVSLLGLSTMLVSTFAVSPAIPQMIEHFAQEGIAAGQVENLITVTSFAIMAALLMNGLVVRFLSERNIIIVGLLLMAIGGALPVFLTAYPLILLARILLGLGIGLINARAINIIGNFFTGQERVQMMGLRGSAEVLGSAGLTLLVGWLTQFGWQPAFLVYLFALVILALFLLFVPKEELLARMEVKVEENAPKVKLDKTMWKMGIYLAFLAFFVINVNTFLTIRIPQIVLAKGIGTAQQASLILSLMQVMGIVAGTVFSSLVGRLKGWLLAVSYVVFGLAVVGIAFADNLWVLGLGGMVSGFFYSIILTIVFSQVTDRAPKALLNTVMTIVLMGCNIGGATSAILPTYLEKLNPTPTGAFGIYAIGCALISAGLIYKQLKK; translated from the coding sequence ATGAAAAGAATTTTAGAAAAAGTCAGTTTGCTGGGCTTGTCCACTATGCTGGTTTCGACATTTGCAGTTTCACCAGCCATTCCGCAGATGATTGAGCATTTTGCCCAGGAAGGAATAGCGGCTGGTCAGGTAGAAAATTTAATTACGGTGACATCTTTTGCTATTATGGCAGCACTCTTGATGAATGGTTTGGTTGTCCGTTTCTTATCGGAACGAAACATTATCATTGTAGGGCTTTTGCTTATGGCCATCGGCGGTGCTTTACCGGTGTTTCTAACTGCTTATCCTCTGATTTTATTGGCTCGCATCTTGCTTGGTTTGGGGATTGGCCTAATCAATGCGCGTGCTATTAATATCATCGGTAATTTTTTCACTGGTCAGGAGCGGGTGCAGATGATGGGCTTGCGTGGTTCAGCAGAGGTTTTGGGAAGCGCAGGCTTAACGCTTCTTGTCGGTTGGTTGACTCAATTTGGTTGGCAACCTGCCTTCTTGGTCTACCTTTTTGCCTTGGTCATCTTGGCTCTTTTCCTTCTCTTTGTGCCCAAGGAAGAATTACTTGCTCGCATGGAGGTAAAAGTTGAGGAGAACGCGCCCAAGGTCAAACTGGACAAGACCATGTGGAAGATGGGCATTTATCTGGCATTCTTAGCCTTCTTTGTTATCAATGTCAATACCTTCCTAACCATTCGTATTCCTCAGATTGTTTTAGCAAAGGGTATCGGTACTGCTCAGCAAGCCAGTCTGATTCTCAGTCTTATGCAGGTCATGGGGATTGTGGCAGGGACGGTCTTTAGTAGCTTGGTTGGTCGGTTGAAGGGCTGGCTTTTGGCAGTTTCCTATGTGGTCTTTGGACTTGCGGTTGTCGGCATTGCCTTTGCGGATAATCTCTGGGTGCTGGGACTCGGTGGTATGGTGTCAGGATTTTTCTACAGCATCATTCTAACCATTGTCTTTAGTCAGGTAACGGATCGGGCACCCAAGGCCTTGCTCAATACGGTCATGACCATCGTTCTCATGGGTTGCAATATTGGCGGTGCCACATCTGCCATCTTGCCGACTTATCTAGAAAAACTCAACCCAACCCCAACAGGTGCCTTTGGGATTTACGCCATCGGCTGTGCCTTGATTAGTGCAGGCTTGATTTATAAACAACTGAAGAAGTAG
- a CDS encoding L-threonylcarbamoyladenylate synthase, translating to MTKQIHWDGALSQEGFDIIKGEGGVIVCPTKVGYIIMTADKAGLERKFDAKERKRNKPGVVLCGSMEELRELAQLTPEIDAFYQKHWDEDILLGCILPWKPEAYAKLQAYGDGREELMTDVRGTSCFVIKFGVAGEQIAKEMWEKEGRMVYASSANPSGKGNRGKVEGIGERIASKVDLIIEADDYVASIQPDKTIETRYEQGVMVSMVDKDGKLIPEQGADSRSISPCPVVIRKGLDIDKIMMHLSDHFNSWDYRQGEYY from the coding sequence ATGACGAAACAAATTCACTGGGATGGCGCACTTTCACAAGAAGGTTTTGACATTATCAAGGGTGAGGGAGGCGTGATTGTCTGCCCGACTAAGGTTGGTTATATCATCATGACTGCTGACAAGGCTGGCTTGGAGCGTAAGTTTGATGCCAAAGAGCGCAAGCGGAATAAACCGGGCGTGGTCCTTTGTGGTAGCATGGAGGAGTTGCGTGAGTTGGCTCAGTTGACTCCTGAGATTGATGCCTTCTACCAAAAACATTGGGACGAGGACATTTTGTTGGGTTGTATCCTGCCTTGGAAACCAGAGGCTTACGCCAAGTTGCAGGCTTATGGCGATGGTCGTGAAGAGTTGATGACCGACGTTCGTGGTACTTCATGCTTTGTTATCAAGTTTGGTGTGGCTGGCGAGCAGATTGCTAAGGAAATGTGGGAAAAAGAAGGCCGTATGGTCTACGCTTCATCTGCTAACCCATCAGGTAAGGGAAATCGTGGTAAGGTAGAAGGTATCGGTGAGCGGATTGCTTCTAAGGTAGACTTGATTATCGAGGCGGATGACTACGTGGCATCTATCCAGCCAGACAAGACCATTGAGACCCGCTATGAGCAAGGGGTTATGGTGTCTATGGTAGATAAAGATGGTAAACTGATTCCAGAACAAGGTGCAGATAGCCGTTCTATCAGCCCATGCCCAGTTGTCATCCGTAAGGGTCTGGACATCGATAAAATCATGATGCACCTGTCAGACCATTTCAACTCTTGGGACTATAGACAAGGGGAATACTACTAA
- a CDS encoding helix-turn-helix transcriptional regulator codes for MNDQERLLIIFLRLQSGAHLKKSQLADEFGVSEKTIQRDFALLGGFIESQPMIAAELAYDSKNHTRFLKGKSLFNKKEILTISKILLENRALNKEENRAVLDSLFALVSKDEQKEISAIIASELLNYAPLSDTQNRIDKIWEWSEAIRKELVLDIRYQSPYNVEKKHTVFPVSLYYDSHYFYLVAYNLKHSSYMTLKLDRILEWKVSTEKKPDISYGKKFRDGEVRNKRVDSFMGRELTIRVRFSYDPTIVLDQFPTAKIIEINSEGNIIEFVSQDTPGLKRWLLSQADALTVLSPASLVEDMKHFLKNMQENYKN; via the coding sequence ATGAACGATCAGGAAAGACTACTAATCATATTTTTACGTTTACAATCAGGAGCACATCTGAAAAAGTCACAGTTGGCAGATGAATTTGGAGTCAGTGAGAAGACAATTCAGAGAGATTTTGCTCTGCTAGGAGGATTTATCGAAAGTCAGCCGATGATTGCAGCAGAGTTAGCCTATGATTCTAAGAACCATACTCGCTTTTTAAAAGGGAAGTCTCTTTTTAACAAAAAGGAAATTCTGACTATTTCTAAAATTTTACTAGAAAATCGTGCTTTGAATAAGGAAGAGAATAGGGCTGTTTTAGATAGTTTATTTGCACTAGTATCGAAAGACGAACAGAAAGAAATTTCTGCCATTATCGCCAGTGAACTCTTAAACTATGCCCCGCTTTCAGATACTCAAAACAGGATTGATAAGATTTGGGAATGGTCAGAGGCCATTCGTAAGGAATTGGTATTAGATATTCGCTACCAATCTCCCTACAATGTAGAAAAGAAACACACAGTTTTTCCTGTGTCACTCTACTACGATAGTCATTACTTTTACCTTGTAGCTTATAATCTAAAACATTCATCCTATATGACTTTAAAGTTAGATCGGATTTTAGAATGGAAAGTTTCGACTGAGAAGAAACCGGATATTTCTTATGGCAAAAAGTTTCGAGATGGTGAGGTACGGAATAAGCGCGTGGATTCTTTTATGGGACGGGAATTAACCATAAGAGTCAGATTTAGCTATGATCCAACCATTGTCTTGGATCAATTTCCGACAGCAAAGATTATCGAAATCAACTCCGAAGGCAACATCATTGAATTTGTAAGTCAAGACACACCAGGCTTAAAACGTTGGTTGCTGAGTCAGGCAGATGCACTGACTGTGCTTTCCCCGGCTTCGCTTGTAGAAGATATGAAACATTTCCTCAAAAATATGCAAGAAAACTATAAAAATTAG
- a CDS encoding AAA family ATPase — MNYYHIKLMGDVQQLERPSESFAQENNWMYFLKEKEDLFIVTGATNTKREIAKKVQSLWEVDVYLDGYSSITEDDFIDKVGREQLGEFGYFLLKQSKEDKQGLTPNEDVLSENMIGLSDFKNSIQHLINYLDYQSNDLESHTKEPFFLIFNGQKGSGRKYALQYLERLFDLKAIDTHCSEYFLPKTDEKQFPVVYDYFKARARPKLELFANINTKKENNICILIAQSTEEAKKIEMELEEEYYNVNRIEFPPYTNDELVEIAIQLLAKRRISIDKKIVREYVEKASNLNNAKDIRRMVQRIHEYAVATNYCQENGLLDLSHFSLQKEQSKSKCGQAGKRLHQMIGLQSVKKLIRQQVAFEQLSKLRKERGYHVEESNGHLLFTGNPGTGKTEVARLYTEILYEHGLIAENRIVEVGRADLIGEYVGQTAPKIKKVFDSASGGVLFIDEAYSLIPQSERDFANEAIPTIIQEMENRRNEIVVIFAGYKDLMHNFIDANPGLQSRISKIIHFEDYSVDELCEIFRMMLSNKGYSIESSCESALRSHFSSRVRNEHFGNGRYVRKLIEAILYQQATRVMERLGKRDLDETEMNVVIEADIKNGIQELSELESTQRLIGFGLQG, encoded by the coding sequence ATGAACTATTATCACATAAAACTAATGGGAGATGTACAGCAACTAGAGCGACCGAGTGAATCTTTCGCACAAGAAAATAATTGGATGTATTTTTTGAAGGAAAAAGAAGATTTATTTATTGTAACGGGAGCTACAAATACAAAACGAGAAATAGCAAAAAAGGTTCAGTCACTTTGGGAAGTGGATGTCTATTTAGATGGCTATTCTTCAATAACTGAGGATGATTTTATTGACAAAGTTGGACGTGAACAGTTGGGAGAATTTGGTTATTTCTTATTGAAGCAATCAAAGGAAGATAAGCAAGGTCTTACTCCGAATGAGGATGTTTTATCAGAAAATATGATTGGACTCAGCGACTTTAAAAATAGCATTCAGCATCTTATAAACTATTTAGACTACCAATCAAACGATTTAGAATCGCATACGAAAGAGCCATTTTTCTTAATTTTCAACGGTCAAAAGGGGAGTGGGCGAAAATATGCCCTTCAATATTTAGAACGATTGTTCGATTTGAAAGCAATTGATACTCATTGTAGCGAATATTTTCTTCCCAAGACTGATGAAAAGCAATTTCCAGTTGTTTATGACTATTTTAAAGCAAGAGCTCGTCCTAAATTAGAACTTTTCGCTAATATCAATACAAAGAAGGAGAATAATATTTGTATTCTAATTGCCCAATCGACTGAAGAAGCTAAAAAAATAGAAATGGAATTAGAGGAGGAATACTATAATGTAAATAGAATCGAGTTTCCTCCTTATACAAATGACGAACTGGTTGAAATTGCTATTCAACTATTAGCAAAAAGACGAATTAGTATAGACAAGAAAATTGTTAGGGAGTATGTAGAAAAGGCTTCAAATCTCAACAATGCAAAAGATATTCGACGAATGGTTCAGAGAATCCATGAATATGCGGTGGCAACCAATTATTGTCAAGAAAATGGATTGCTGGATCTGAGTCACTTTAGTTTGCAAAAGGAACAATCTAAAAGCAAATGTGGCCAAGCTGGGAAGAGGCTACATCAAATGATTGGTCTTCAATCTGTCAAAAAATTAATCAGACAACAAGTTGCTTTTGAACAACTATCGAAACTGAGGAAAGAAAGAGGCTATCATGTTGAAGAAAGTAATGGGCACTTGTTATTCACAGGAAATCCAGGGACGGGTAAGACAGAGGTAGCTCGTCTTTATACAGAAATCCTGTATGAACATGGATTGATCGCAGAAAATAGGATAGTAGAGGTTGGAAGAGCAGACCTTATTGGGGAATATGTTGGCCAAACAGCACCAAAAATAAAAAAGGTATTTGATAGTGCAAGTGGTGGCGTACTGTTTATCGATGAAGCTTACAGTCTGATTCCACAGAGTGAAAGAGATTTTGCCAATGAAGCTATACCCACCATTATTCAAGAAATGGAAAATCGTCGCAATGAGATAGTTGTTATTTTTGCCGGTTATAAAGATTTGATGCACAATTTTATAGATGCGAATCCGGGATTACAATCTAGAATTTCAAAAATCATTCATTTTGAAGATTACTCTGTGGACGAACTGTGTGAAATTTTTAGAATGATGTTGAGCAATAAGGGCTATTCCATTGAATCGAGCTGTGAGAGTGCATTGCGCTCGCACTTTTCGAGTCGTGTTAGAAATGAGCATTTTGGTAATGGACGCTATGTTCGTAAATTAATAGAAGCTATCTTGTATCAACAGGCGACTCGGGTAATGGAAAGGCTAGGTAAGAGGGATTTGGATGAAACAGAGATGAATGTCGTAATAGAAGCTGATATTAAAAATGGCATCCAAGAATTATCAGAGTTGGAATCAACTCAACGGTTAATAGGTTTTGGATTACAGGGATAG
- a CDS encoding pseudouridine synthase: MRLDKFLVDCGVGSRTEVKKVLKNKQVTVNGQVETSPKQQIDEKTDQIAVAGQVLSHETFVYYVLNKPKGVISATEDDRHQTVLDLLDNTARHKEVFPVGRLDIDTHGLLLLTNNGQLAHAMLSPKKHVDKLYRAQVDGIMTQEDVEGFAAGIELKDFTSQPAQLTILSTDEAKQTSLVDITIREGKFHQVKRMVQACGKTVTDLQRLTMGPLRLDPKLALGEYRRLTAAELKQLEVFGVEL, from the coding sequence ATGCGATTAGATAAATTTTTAGTGGATTGCGGTGTCGGCAGTCGAACAGAAGTCAAGAAAGTCCTGAAAAACAAGCAAGTCACGGTCAATGGCCAAGTAGAAACGTCCCCCAAGCAACAGATTGACGAAAAGACGGACCAGATTGCAGTAGCAGGCCAGGTCTTGAGCCATGAGACCTTTGTTTATTATGTATTGAACAAACCCAAAGGAGTTATTTCAGCAACCGAGGATGACCGTCATCAGACTGTCTTGGACCTTCTAGATAATACAGCTCGCCATAAGGAAGTCTTTCCAGTTGGACGCTTGGACATTGATACCCATGGCTTGCTCCTCTTGACCAACAACGGTCAGCTGGCTCATGCCATGCTTTCTCCGAAAAAACATGTTGATAAACTCTACCGTGCACAGGTTGACGGGATCATGACCCAAGAGGATGTCGAAGGATTTGCGGCAGGAATTGAGCTGAAAGACTTTACCAGTCAGCCAGCCCAGTTGACCATCCTATCGACAGATGAAGCTAAGCAGACCTCGCTGGTTGACATCACCATCCGAGAAGGGAAATTTCACCAGGTCAAACGCATGGTGCAGGCCTGCGGAAAGACGGTGACCGACTTGCAACGATTGACCATGGGGCCTCTTCGCTTAGATCCAAAACTAGCGCTTGGAGAATACCGCAGGTTGACTGCTGCCGAATTAAAGCAATTAGAAGTTTTTGGGGTGGAATTATGA
- a CDS encoding VOC family protein — MNKIDIKSLVSVFHVSDFNRSIEWYKKWLGEPTNIPMEGIAEYEITPRSWLQLSCDEANQDGAANIVLCVNDIYQTKESLELNGIATSEILDYDIVLVFDISDEDGNKITFSQEL; from the coding sequence ATGAATAAAATAGACATCAAAAGCTTAGTTAGCGTGTTCCACGTTTCCGATTTCAATCGATCCATTGAATGGTATAAAAAATGGCTAGGAGAACCCACCAATATTCCAATGGAAGGCATTGCAGAGTATGAAATAACACCCCGTTCCTGGTTACAATTGTCCTGTGATGAAGCAAATCAAGATGGAGCTGCTAATATTGTTCTCTGTGTTAACGATATTTATCAAACCAAAGAAAGTTTGGAATTAAATGGAATCGCAACTAGCGAAATCCTTGATTATGATATTGTCTTAGTTTTTGATATTTCAGATGAAGACGGAAACAAAATAACCTTTTCCCAAGAGCTATAG
- the def gene encoding peptide deformylase: MSVIERLTKAAHLIDMDDIIREGHPTLRQVAEEVVFPLSDQEIILGEKMMQFLKHSQDPVMAEKMKLRGGVGLAAPQIDVSKRIIAVLVPNPEDEEGNPPAQAYSLQEVMYNPKIVAHSVQEAAMEGGEGCLSVDREVQGYVVRHARVTVDYMDKNGETHRIKLKGFNAIVVQHEIDHLNGVMFYDRIDPEHPFAVKEGMLVIE, encoded by the coding sequence ATGTCTGTTATTGAACGATTAACAAAAGCTGCCCATTTGATTGACATGGATGACATCATCCGTGAAGGGCACCCAACCCTACGTCAAGTTGCTGAAGAAGTTGTATTTCCCCTATCTGACCAAGAAATCATCCTAGGTGAAAAAATGATGCAATTCCTCAAACATTCGCAGGATCCTGTCATGGCGGAGAAAATGAAACTCCGTGGCGGAGTTGGTCTAGCAGCACCTCAGATTGACGTTTCCAAGCGCATCATCGCTGTCTTGGTCCCAAATCCAGAAGATGAGGAAGGCAATCCACCTGCCCAGGCCTACTCCCTCCAAGAGGTCATGTACAACCCTAAAATCGTGGCACATTCTGTCCAAGAAGCGGCTATGGAAGGGGGCGAGGGCTGCTTATCCGTTGACCGCGAAGTCCAAGGCTACGTAGTCCGCCACGCGCGCGTGACTGTTGACTACATGGACAAAAATGGAGAAACACACCGTATCAAACTCAAAGGCTTTAATGCCATCGTGGTCCAACACGAAATCGACCACCTCAACGGTGTCATGTTCTACGACCGCATTGACCCAGAACACCCATTTGCCGTTAAAGAAGGCATGCTGGTGATTGAATAA
- the leuD gene encoding 3-isopropylmalate dehydratase small subunit, whose amino-acid sequence MHQFTTWTGTTVPLMNDNIDTDQLLPKQFLKLIDKKGFGKYLLYAWRYLDDNYTDNPDFILNQPEYQGASILISGDNFGAGSSREHAAWALADYGFKVIIAGSFGDIHYNNDLNNGILPIIQPKEVRDQLAQLAPDQEITVDLANQLIRTPFWEFPFDIEQDWKHKLLNGLDDIGITLQYQDLIAEYEGNRPSYWQE is encoded by the coding sequence ATGCACCAATTTACCACATGGACAGGAACAACCGTTCCGCTCATGAATGATAATATTGATACTGACCAGCTCCTGCCCAAGCAGTTTCTCAAGCTGATTGACAAAAAAGGATTTGGCAAGTATCTGCTCTATGCTTGGCGGTATTTGGATGATAACTACACGGATAATCCTGACTTCATTCTCAATCAGCCTGAGTATCAAGGAGCTAGTATCCTCATATCTGGGGACAACTTCGGAGCAGGTTCCTCTAGGGAACATGCTGCTTGGGCTCTGGCAGATTATGGCTTCAAGGTCATCATTGCAGGCTCCTTTGGGGATATTCACTACAACAATGACTTGAACAATGGGATTCTGCCCATTATCCAGCCCAAAGAAGTCAGGGACCAACTGGCTCAGCTGGCTCCTGACCAAGAAATCACGGTTGACTTGGCAAACCAGTTGATACGGACGCCTTTTTGGGAATTCCCATTTGACATCGAACAGGATTGGAAACACAAGTTGCTCAATGGCTTGGATGATATCGGTATTACCTTGCAGTATCAGGATTTGATTGCTGAGTATGAGGGGAATCGCCCAAGCTACTGGCAAGAATAG
- the leuC gene encoding 3-isopropylmalate dehydratase large subunit has translation MSGKSIFDKLWDRHVITGQEDQPQLLYVDQHYVHEVTSPQAFQGLRDTGRPVRRPDLTFATFDHNVPTVDIHNIRDVISKAQMDALAKNIEDFDIPHAAHGSEHQGIVHMVGPETGRTQPGKFIVCGDSHTATHGAFGAIAFGIGTSEVEHVLATQTIWQVKPKRLLVEFVGQAQAGVYAKDFILALIARYGVDCGLGHVVEFAGPVIDRLSMEERMTICNMSIEFGSKMGIMAPDQTTFDYLRGRECAPADFEAAVADWKELYSDADTVYDKHLVLDVSDLAPMVTWGTTPAMGVSFDETFPAIRDHNDERAYAYMDLAPGQKAADIPVGYVFLGSCTNARLSDLQLAARIVKGRKIAEQVTAIVVPGSRPVKRAAEKLGLDKIFMEAGFEWRDPGCSMCLGMNPDKVPAGVHCASTSNRNFEDRQGFGAKTHLCSPAMAAAAALYGRFVDTRQLDILKEGV, from the coding sequence ATGAGTGGTAAATCCATTTTCGACAAGCTATGGGATCGCCATGTGATTACAGGGCAGGAAGATCAGCCCCAGCTCCTCTATGTCGACCAACATTATGTTCATGAGGTGACCAGTCCCCAGGCCTTTCAAGGACTGAGGGATACAGGGCGACCTGTTCGGCGCCCAGACTTGACCTTTGCGACTTTTGACCACAACGTACCAACCGTCGATATTCACAATATCCGTGATGTCATTTCCAAGGCTCAGATGGATGCCTTGGCGAAGAATATAGAAGATTTCGACATTCCCCATGCAGCCCACGGTTCGGAACATCAGGGGATTGTCCACATGGTTGGACCAGAAACAGGTCGGACCCAGCCAGGTAAGTTCATTGTCTGTGGAGATAGTCATACGGCTACCCACGGAGCCTTTGGTGCCATTGCCTTTGGGATTGGTACTTCTGAAGTGGAGCACGTTCTCGCTACCCAGACCATTTGGCAGGTCAAGCCCAAGCGGCTCCTAGTGGAGTTTGTCGGTCAGGCACAAGCAGGTGTCTATGCCAAGGACTTTATCCTGGCTCTGATTGCCCGCTACGGCGTGGATTGTGGACTGGGTCACGTGGTGGAGTTTGCAGGTCCCGTCATCGACCGACTCAGCATGGAAGAGCGGATGACTATTTGCAATATGTCCATTGAGTTCGGCTCTAAGATGGGCATTATGGCTCCAGACCAGACTACTTTTGACTACCTGCGAGGTCGTGAGTGTGCACCAGCGGACTTTGAGGCGGCGGTGGCAGACTGGAAGGAGCTCTACTCAGATGCCGACACCGTCTATGACAAGCATCTAGTCCTTGATGTGTCGGACTTAGCACCGATGGTCACTTGGGGGACCACGCCTGCTATGGGGGTTAGCTTTGACGAAACCTTCCCAGCCATCCGTGACCACAACGACGAGCGGGCCTACGCTTACATGGACTTAGCTCCTGGGCAAAAGGCTGCGGACATTCCCGTTGGCTATGTCTTCCTAGGCTCTTGTACCAATGCTCGCCTCAGCGATTTGCAGCTGGCAGCTAGGATTGTTAAGGGGCGGAAAATAGCAGAGCAGGTTACGGCCATTGTCGTTCCAGGTAGTCGCCCTGTCAAGCGGGCTGCAGAAAAGCTTGGTCTAGACAAGATTTTCATGGAGGCAGGCTTTGAATGGCGAGATCCAGGTTGCTCCATGTGTCTGGGTATGAATCCAGACAAGGTACCTGCTGGTGTCCACTGCGCCTCTACAAGTAATCGAAACTTTGAAGACCGACAGGGCTTTGGGGCCAAGACCCACTTGTGTAGTCCTGCTATGGCTGCCGCAGCTGCGCTTTATGGACGTTTTGTCGACACTAGACAGCTAGACATTCTCAAGGAGGGAGTTTAA
- a CDS encoding GNAT family N-acetyltransferase: MLENNRLNELILRFPEDAQLIFKDMIPSYQLGYVDYVYQTDHYATQNRRIKNLAKNFRRMDYFYIMPLPQDLALEIANQWRYQPPLDAYTISANPKIYAEMISPEARGGRFFAVIRNAALMGYFCIDQDGETVDIRLGMKPSLTGQGNGRAFYQTIEDYIVEHVQPVSIKLTVASFHQAAQTLFHALGFTEREQQAEYIKMEKKLVCD, from the coding sequence ATGTTAGAAAACAACCGCTTAAATGAATTAATACTTCGCTTTCCCGAGGATGCTCAGTTGATTTTTAAAGACATGATTCCCTCTTATCAGTTGGGCTATGTGGATTATGTCTATCAGACAGATCATTACGCCACCCAAAACCGTCGGATTAAAAATTTGGCAAAAAATTTCCGAAGAATGGATTATTTTTACATCATGCCCCTGCCCCAGGATCTGGCATTGGAAATTGCTAACCAATGGCGCTATCAACCACCTTTGGATGCCTATACGATTAGTGCAAACCCCAAGATTTATGCTGAGATGATTTCACCAGAAGCACGTGGGGGTCGCTTTTTTGCAGTCATCCGCAATGCTGCCCTCATGGGCTATTTCTGTATTGACCAAGATGGCGAGACCGTTGACATTCGTTTGGGCATGAAACCGTCTTTGACAGGTCAGGGAAATGGCAGAGCTTTCTATCAGACTATTGAAGACTACATAGTGGAACATGTTCAGCCAGTTAGTATCAAACTGACAGTTGCCAGCTTTCATCAAGCAGCTCAAACCCTCTTTCATGCTCTTGGATTTACAGAAAGAGAACAGCAAGCAGAATATATCAAAATGGAAAAGAAACTCGTATGCGATTAG
- a CDS encoding ABC transporter ATP-binding protein translates to MLKVVDVCKRYGAHQVLSYVSFELQAGDLVALVGPNGVGKSTLLNIISNTETADRGSVTINGRPNSDRAIFQDMSVMLDAQALYPQLTGYDHLTYVAATHKLGKKEVDALVEELGMGYYVKKRVAGYSMGMKQKLLFAMAVLPKPKLLLLDEPHIGLDPTNIIQQREFLLNLQAEGVAILLSSHHLSEIEKLTNQVYFLKASKLIATEVELTADYDYHLAVENSKQVQEFLRDYPQLLWKKAEQGLVEIFLPERDLLDCLDRIPIQQVAGLTKASDYMESLYRDLYVEEGGEGT, encoded by the coding sequence ATGCTAAAAGTAGTTGATGTCTGCAAGCGATACGGTGCCCACCAGGTCTTGTCCTATGTGTCCTTTGAGTTGCAAGCGGGGGACTTGGTGGCTCTTGTGGGTCCCAATGGTGTGGGAAAATCCACCCTCCTGAATATCATCAGCAATACAGAAACCGCTGACCGTGGGTCGGTAACTATCAATGGTCGTCCTAATAGTGACCGAGCGATTTTTCAGGATATGTCTGTCATGTTGGATGCCCAAGCACTTTATCCACAGTTGACGGGTTATGACCATCTGACCTATGTGGCTGCGACCCACAAGTTGGGGAAAAAGGAAGTGGATGCGTTGGTGGAAGAATTGGGGATGGGCTACTATGTCAAAAAGCGGGTGGCTGGTTATTCCATGGGTATGAAGCAGAAGCTGCTCTTTGCCATGGCTGTCCTTCCCAAGCCCAAGCTCTTGTTGCTGGATGAACCCCATATCGGCTTGGACCCGACCAATATCATCCAGCAGCGGGAATTTCTTCTGAATTTACAGGCAGAAGGTGTTGCTATTTTGCTTTCTTCCCACCATTTGTCGGAGATTGAGAAGCTGACCAATCAGGTTTATTTTCTCAAGGCCAGCAAGTTGATTGCCACAGAAGTGGAGTTGACTGCGGATTATGATTACCATCTTGCTGTGGAAAACTCCAAACAGGTTCAGGAGTTTTTACGGGATTATCCGCAACTCTTGTGGAAAAAGGCAGAGCAGGGTCTGGTGGAAATTTTCTTGCCCGAGCGAGATTTACTGGATTGTTTGGATCGTATTCCCATCCAGCAGGTGGCTGGGCTTACAAAAGCCAGCGACTATATGGAGTCCCTCTACCGTGATCTCTATGTGGAGGAAGGTGGTGAGGGGACATGA